A genomic region of Pseudomonas frederiksbergensis contains the following coding sequences:
- a CDS encoding twin transmembrane helix small protein, which translates to MLKAAIVLMLIATVVSLFSGLFFLVKDDSRSNRLVIALSVRVSLAAITVGLIAWGFFSGQLVSTAPW; encoded by the coding sequence ATGCTCAAAGCAGCCATCGTCCTGATGCTGATCGCCACGGTTGTCAGCCTGTTCAGCGGCCTGTTTTTTCTGGTCAAGGACGACAGCCGCTCAAACCGTCTGGTCATCGCCCTGAGTGTGCGTGTCAGTCTGGCCGCCATCACCGTCGGCTTGATTGCCTGGGGATTTTTCAGCGGCCAACTGGTGTCTACCGCACCTTGGTAA